The Prochlorococcus marinus CUG1416 genome has a segment encoding these proteins:
- a CDS encoding nitroreductase family protein, with product MNFLNNTYNLYDNAIFSLASANNFKLNYQKMNQDELVEYITYNYHKLEKGLSLKKVKPNFGSDSKVISKIIKLTEYYIDKFDYQDPIVISVYDALNDYLIWHKQKKIDILEKPLIKFIEKYKHLKLIKSDQKYGGIISQNKKDILEKITYLNEDFFRSRRSIRNFSDIEVDNNLIMECVNKALIGTPTVCNRNINKVYVIDDYYKRKLILSLQNGNKGFGIHASKILIITSKLNCFFHPIERREPYISGGMFSMSLLYALHSNSLASCCLNWDVSPDKDIKLKNILRIKNESVIMLIALGHYKEKFNVAVSKKKCLKNVVNFI from the coding sequence ATGAATTTTCTGAATAATACCTATAATTTATATGATAATGCAATATTTAGCTTGGCTTCTGCAAATAATTTTAAGCTTAATTATCAAAAAATGAATCAGGATGAATTAGTTGAATATATTACTTATAACTATCATAAATTAGAAAAAGGTCTTTCTTTAAAAAAAGTTAAACCAAATTTTGGTTCCGACTCAAAAGTAATAAGTAAAATTATAAAATTAACTGAATATTATATTGATAAGTTTGATTATCAAGATCCCATAGTAATTTCTGTATATGATGCATTAAACGATTATTTAATTTGGCATAAACAAAAAAAAATTGATATTTTGGAAAAACCACTTATCAAATTCATTGAAAAATATAAACATTTGAAATTAATAAAATCTGATCAGAAATATGGTGGTATTATTTCTCAAAATAAAAAAGACATTTTAGAAAAGATTACTTATTTAAATGAAGATTTTTTTAGAAGTAGAAGAAGTATAAGAAATTTTTCAGATATTGAAGTTGATAATAATTTGATAATGGAATGTGTTAATAAAGCACTTATTGGTACCCCTACAGTATGTAATAGAAATATTAATAAGGTCTATGTTATTGATGATTATTATAAAAGAAAACTTATTTTATCTTTGCAAAATGGTAATAAAGGATTTGGAATCCATGCCTCAAAAATATTAATAATAACTTCAAAATTAAACTGTTTTTTTCATCCTATTGAAAGAAGAGAACCATATATTTCTGGTGGTATGTTTTCAATGTCTTTATTATATGCTTTACACTCTAATTCTTTAGCTAGTTGTTGTTTAAATTGGGATGTATCTCCAGATAAAGATATAAAGTTAAAAAATATCTTAAGAATTAAAAATGAAAGCGTAATAATGCTTATTGCTTTAGGACACTATAAAGAAAAATTTAATGTAGCAGTAAGTAAAAAAAAGTGTTTGAAAAATGTTGTAAATTTTATTTAA
- a CDS encoding oligosaccharide flippase family protein — MELEIKNLNQKNFLSLFLNIIYSSLNFFLIFILARFLGAAEFGKYIFSLSLVKFIGLPILIGYPYFLLKKSSFLSKNRSVEVNKLINRNLYIILFYLLFSLVSFLFLKLIIPNFLGNYFNIIILGIIFITPFLSIINSISSIIRSSGGELKGLIMENLLQNLIFILLIFFLKIFINLENYSSYIFLFALSAFITLTYSFYQIRKIFKFKIFKINLMKNMLRNLKESTSFILFQIFVLVDKLLPIIILGFCQAPEIVANFKIAVQISAISGLALDSINKIVQPRFAKGFSNKEINKIENIALTSNKFAFIYAIATSLIIFIFYEKFIGLFFGSFFILPKTTVFLILLTPLVNSFFGSVGSIINMSGNEKVSIFYCGITLLIGTIFGLVLIPIIGINGAAISTLISSLLRGFILWNKSKNLLNINSSFILSKVHKLIIPLK, encoded by the coding sequence ATGGAGCTAGAAATAAAGAATTTAAATCAAAAAAACTTCTTAAGTCTATTTCTAAATATTATTTATTCTTCTTTAAATTTTTTCTTAATTTTTATTTTAGCCAGATTTCTTGGTGCTGCGGAATTTGGAAAATATATATTTTCCTTATCTCTAGTGAAATTTATAGGATTACCAATCTTAATAGGTTACCCCTATTTTCTTTTAAAAAAATCATCATTCTTAAGTAAGAATAGGTCAGTAGAGGTTAATAAATTGATCAATAGAAACTTATATATTATTTTATTTTATTTACTTTTTTCTTTAGTATCTTTTCTTTTTCTGAAATTGATAATACCAAATTTTTTAGGAAATTATTTCAACATAATTATCCTTGGAATAATATTCATAACACCTTTTTTATCAATTATTAACTCAATTTCATCAATAATAAGATCATCTGGAGGCGAGCTGAAAGGATTAATAATGGAGAATTTGCTCCAAAATCTTATATTTATTTTATTAATTTTCTTTTTAAAAATTTTTATAAATTTAGAAAATTACTCATCTTATATATTCTTATTTGCGTTATCAGCTTTTATAACCCTTACTTACTCTTTTTATCAAATAAGAAAAATATTCAAATTTAAAATTTTTAAAATTAATTTGATGAAAAACATGCTTAGGAATCTAAAGGAATCAACATCATTTATTCTATTTCAAATTTTTGTCTTGGTAGATAAATTATTGCCAATTATCATTTTAGGATTTTGCCAAGCACCTGAAATTGTAGCAAACTTTAAAATTGCTGTTCAAATCTCAGCTATTTCAGGCTTAGCTTTAGATTCTATAAACAAAATAGTACAGCCCAGATTTGCAAAGGGATTTAGTAATAAAGAAATTAATAAAATCGAAAATATTGCTTTAACAAGTAATAAATTTGCTTTTATTTATGCTATAGCAACAAGCTTAATAATCTTTATTTTTTACGAAAAATTTATTGGCTTATTTTTTGGAAGTTTTTTTATTTTACCGAAAACAACTGTTTTCTTAATTTTACTAACGCCATTAGTTAACTCTTTTTTTGGTTCAGTAGGTTCAATAATAAACATGAGTGGTAATGAAAAAGTTTCTATTTTTTATTGTGGGATAACTTTGCTAATTGGAACCATATTTGGCTTAGTATTAATTCCAATAATTGGAATAAATGGAGCAGCAATTTCAACTTTAATATCTTCTTTATTAAGAGGCTTTATCCTTTGGAATAAATCAAAAAATTTGTTAAATATTAATTCTTCTTTTATTCTAAGTAAGGTGCATAAACTAATAATTCCTTTGAAATAG
- a CDS encoding polysaccharide pyruvyl transferase family protein, whose product MRKIYLTGHHTFKNRGCEAIVRSTIRLLKKHDSSLKFIVPSKNIKWDIEQWPAAKEYGVEFIKYKIPNYLKLVWRIQRLGNLSKYEIKYHYPKYLLNICENVDAFLSIGGDNYSLDYNIPNYVIYQDQLAHKLNKPLILWGASVGPFERKYFLIPKIKKHLSKMKMIYVREEISYKYLKEKIGLNNIKLSFDPAFTLLHEKSSEVDLLLREINKKNIIGINVNPLIEKFSNRKINLISIIKSFIKELKIKYDMEVVLVPHLCRKNDPYEDYQFLLRIQKECLKENISVYLVSNRLNAVEIKYLISNFKIFIGARTHSTIAALSLNIPSIILSYSIKSLGINKFFFENNYLVLDCNQINKDNLLIRVDNILENEKYYKDILNRKNKLIRDEMKISTLSLYDDFFN is encoded by the coding sequence ATGAGAAAAATTTACCTCACAGGTCATCATACTTTTAAGAATAGAGGTTGCGAAGCTATTGTAAGGTCTACTATTCGATTATTAAAAAAACACGATAGCTCACTAAAATTTATCGTACCTAGTAAAAATATTAAATGGGATATAGAACAGTGGCCAGCAGCAAAAGAATATGGTGTTGAATTTATAAAATATAAAATTCCTAATTATCTAAAATTGGTTTGGAGGATACAGAGACTAGGGAATTTAAGTAAATATGAAATTAAATATCATTATCCTAAATATCTACTAAATATTTGTGAAAACGTAGATGCTTTTCTCTCTATTGGAGGTGATAATTATTCTCTTGATTACAACATCCCTAATTATGTAATCTATCAAGATCAACTTGCTCATAAATTAAATAAGCCCCTTATTTTATGGGGAGCATCTGTTGGACCTTTTGAAAGAAAGTATTTTTTAATTCCTAAAATAAAAAAACATTTATCAAAAATGAAAATGATTTATGTACGTGAGGAAATTTCATATAAATATCTTAAAGAAAAAATTGGATTAAATAATATAAAATTATCATTTGATCCGGCTTTCACTTTATTACATGAAAAGTCATCAGAGGTTGATTTGCTATTAAGAGAAATAAATAAGAAAAATATTATTGGAATAAATGTTAATCCACTAATTGAAAAATTCTCTAACAGAAAAATTAACCTAATAAGCATAATCAAATCATTTATTAAAGAACTAAAAATTAAATATGATATGGAAGTTGTTTTAGTTCCCCACCTTTGCCGCAAGAATGACCCTTATGAAGATTACCAATTTTTATTAAGAATTCAGAAAGAATGTTTAAAAGAAAATATTTCTGTTTACTTAGTATCTAATAGACTTAACGCAGTTGAAATTAAGTACTTAATATCTAACTTTAAAATTTTTATAGGAGCTAGGACACATTCAACTATTGCAGCTTTATCTTTAAATATTCCATCAATAATTCTTTCTTATAGCATAAAGTCCTTGGGAATAAACAAATTCTTTTTTGAGAATAATTATCTTGTTCTCGATTGTAATCAAATAAATAAAGATAATTTGCTAATTAGAGTTGACAATATTCTAGAAAATGAGAAATATTACAAAGATATTTTAAATAGAAAAAACAAATTGATCAGAGATGAGATGAAAATTTCCACACTTTCCCTTTATGATGATTTTTTTAATTAA
- a CDS encoding FkbM family methyltransferase, whose translation MKQILKNILIRSSPKMLRFIYELIEIKRSSNLKLKKSIWGFSMFSPNDLMSKGTFEEIDTKFFRKIIKDYECFVNIGANIGYYCLHALSQNIETIAVEPNPFNCKLLIQNIEINGFSEKFSLYPVGAAKKNGIEKLYGNGTAASFVKGWANATVENYSYLPLLSIDQITSSIRNKKTLLWMDIEGYEFEALLGAKQFLAENPKPNLVIEITTNQHQPKGSYWNEKFLKTFELLWSLGYDAYFVNNPNKKIDKSLIFNTHKNKIPLDSYNFLFIPKNNT comes from the coding sequence ATGAAACAAATATTAAAAAATATATTAATTAGAAGTTCTCCGAAAATGCTTAGGTTTATATATGAATTAATTGAAATCAAAAGAAGTTCTAATTTGAAATTAAAAAAAAGCATATGGGGATTTTCAATGTTCTCGCCTAATGATTTAATGAGCAAGGGAACGTTTGAAGAAATTGATACAAAATTTTTTAGAAAGATAATTAAAGATTATGAGTGCTTTGTCAATATTGGAGCAAATATTGGCTACTATTGTTTGCATGCATTGAGTCAAAATATAGAAACAATTGCCGTAGAGCCTAATCCTTTTAATTGTAAATTACTTATCCAAAATATTGAAATTAATGGTTTTTCTGAAAAGTTTTCTCTTTATCCTGTTGGAGCAGCCAAAAAAAATGGAATTGAGAAACTCTATGGTAATGGAACTGCAGCTTCGTTTGTTAAAGGATGGGCTAATGCAACTGTTGAAAATTATTCCTATCTTCCTCTATTATCAATTGATCAGATAACTAGTTCAATTAGGAATAAAAAAACATTGCTTTGGATGGATATTGAAGGTTATGAATTTGAAGCATTACTTGGTGCTAAACAATTCTTGGCAGAAAATCCCAAACCCAATCTTGTTATAGAAATAACTACTAATCAACATCAACCAAAAGGTTCATATTGGAATGAGAAATTTTTAAAAACATTTGAGCTCTTATGGTCGCTTGGCTATGATGCTTATTTTGTAAATAATCCAAATAAGAAAATTGATAAATCATTGATTTTTAATACTCATAAAAATAAAATTCCCTTAGACTCTTATAATTTTCTATTTATTCCTAAAAATAATACTTGA
- a CDS encoding polysaccharide biosynthesis C-terminal domain-containing protein, whose product MPPLRPPLRPVSLANSYEKVIFYYSGLSLIIGIILNFLLIPKIGINGAAIFSLIATFIRVFAFWNKSFKLLKVNTSFFFSGIFKLYNQ is encoded by the coding sequence ATGCCCCCTCTGCGACCACCTCTGCGACCAGTAAGTCTTGCAAATAGCTATGAAAAAGTAATATTTTATTATTCTGGACTTTCTTTAATTATTGGAATTATACTAAATTTTCTTTTAATACCAAAAATAGGAATAAATGGAGCAGCTATTTTCTCTTTAATAGCAACTTTTATAAGAGTATTTGCATTTTGGAATAAATCATTTAAATTACTTAAAGTAAATACTTCATTTTTCTTTAGTGGGATATTCAAACTTTATAATCAATAA
- a CDS encoding formyltransferase family protein: protein MNSKYILLISNELSTFYTAYLLVKSDTPPSGIIIGNYKGLKNRIKFEKSLISKYGVFKRFSQIFASILHKLIDGRKDKNMLKELYEEFTQEDLFEIAEKLSLPIVNLKSYDYGNQKVVKFISSINPYFLVCHTPFWIPKKIRDLIYSKIIIGSHPGIIPWFRGSNSTFWARYKNKDDYNGYSIFCINSGVDSGPIIKREYIKYDVNISYRANDYLLLNMISKEIVKVVDDCIKGKLPNLKKQKPILSNQIYKNPGIIEYIIFRYKEFKKIRDKK from the coding sequence ATGAATTCAAAATATATTTTGTTAATAAGTAATGAGTTATCTACTTTCTATACTGCTTACCTTTTAGTTAAATCAGATACACCTCCATCAGGGATAATAATTGGAAACTATAAAGGGTTAAAAAATAGAATAAAATTTGAAAAGTCGCTTATTAGTAAATATGGAGTTTTCAAAAGGTTTTCTCAAATATTTGCCAGTATCTTACATAAGTTAATAGATGGGAGAAAAGATAAAAATATGCTAAAAGAACTATATGAAGAATTTACTCAGGAGGATCTTTTCGAGATAGCCGAAAAGTTATCTTTACCTATAGTTAATTTAAAGTCATATGATTATGGGAATCAAAAAGTGGTCAAATTTATATCATCTATAAATCCTTATTTTTTAGTTTGTCATACTCCATTTTGGATACCTAAAAAAATTAGAGATCTAATTTATTCTAAAATTATAATAGGTTCTCATCCAGGAATTATACCTTGGTTTAGAGGTTCTAATTCTACCTTTTGGGCGAGATATAAAAATAAAGATGATTATAATGGCTATAGTATTTTTTGTATAAATTCAGGAGTTGACTCAGGACCAATAATCAAAAGAGAATATATCAAATATGATGTAAACATTTCTTATAGAGCTAATGATTATTTGCTATTAAATATGATTTCAAAAGAAATTGTGAAGGTTGTTGATGACTGTATTAAAGGAAAATTACCAAATCTTAAAAAACAAAAACCTATCCTATCGAATCAAATTTATAAAAATCCTGGAATTATTGAATATATAATTTTTAGATATAAAGAATTTAAAAAAATAAGGGATAAAAAATAA
- a CDS encoding polysaccharide deacetylase family protein: MSFNISKKKHRVILVHDFIESKRRGLNKNQDEKYLLSFSKFKSCIEASIKNGINFEKLFTNHENKNFVQITSDDGGGSALLLANFLKDQGIKGIFFIITSKIGSKNFLNYEEIKYIHSMGHQIGSHSHTHPNPFCKLNKDEIAYEIYKSRSILEELLNDKITTFSVPGGECTKSTLLTLSGEEFDLKEIYTSTPFQGEYFRNLNSVFYGRLCIFKSMGKKQIIRIINGEGWTLKRIRYQSGRFKREREADFRKLNSRILIK; the protein is encoded by the coding sequence TTGTCTTTTAATATCTCTAAAAAAAAACATAGAGTTATTTTAGTTCATGATTTTATTGAGTCAAAAAGAAGAGGACTTAATAAGAATCAAGATGAGAAATATTTGTTATCATTTTCAAAGTTTAAATCCTGTATTGAAGCTTCAATTAAAAATGGAATAAATTTTGAAAAGCTTTTTACAAATCATGAGAACAAGAACTTTGTTCAAATAACAAGTGATGATGGCGGTGGTTCCGCATTATTATTAGCTAATTTCTTAAAGGATCAAGGGATTAAGGGGATTTTCTTTATTATTACATCTAAGATTGGTTCAAAAAATTTTCTGAATTATGAGGAAATCAAGTATATTCATTCAATGGGACATCAGATAGGTTCACATAGTCATACTCATCCAAATCCATTTTGCAAATTAAATAAAGACGAAATAGCATACGAAATATATAAAAGTAGATCAATACTTGAAGAATTATTGAATGATAAGATAACTACTTTTTCTGTTCCAGGAGGAGAATGCACAAAAAGTACATTACTTACCCTTAGCGGGGAGGAATTTGATTTAAAGGAAATATATACATCTACACCATTTCAAGGGGAGTATTTTAGGAATTTAAATTCTGTTTTTTATGGCCGCTTGTGTATATTCAAATCTATGGGTAAAAAACAAATTATAAGAATAATTAATGGAGAAGGTTGGACTTTAAAAAGAATAAGATATCAATCAGGTAGATTCAAAAGAGAAAGAGAAGCTGATTTTAGAAAACTTAATTCAAGAATATTAATAAAATAA
- a CDS encoding glycosyltransferase, whose product MNIKKEFSLIIGCLYKEIAEIKFLIEKLDENNKFLSEIICVISDINQLEQKRVLSLLKNITKIKLELVFFRRVVLPGEARNIGIDKSSFNYLCFLDSHTLPEKNWLSISIKIMEEKNLRGILGRTRYIGLNEFEKCFIAATFGNIPRHTLPGTLIEKKLINQIGFFIPNKRSGEDSEWIHRCLAFEKNIKQINVMPLNYIGLKDLNFIDLCTKWYKNYSSACLNNSLIFQRFYYLSFSTISIILIALSWNDKVAKWDENSLFYLPHISKITFLFILIIYILFRLIILPSKKNINFFKLNFFQFIRFSLISIILDIIKFIALITYRS is encoded by the coding sequence ATGAATATAAAAAAAGAATTTTCTTTAATAATTGGATGTTTATATAAAGAAATTGCTGAAATTAAATTTTTAATTGAAAAACTAGATGAAAATAATAAATTTTTAAGTGAAATAATATGCGTTATTTCTGATATTAATCAATTAGAACAAAAAAGAGTTTTATCTTTGCTGAAAAATATTACAAAAATCAAATTAGAACTAGTTTTCTTTAGAAGGGTTGTTCTACCTGGGGAAGCAAGGAATATTGGAATTGATAAAAGTAGCTTTAATTATCTTTGTTTTTTGGATTCTCATACCTTACCTGAAAAAAATTGGTTATCAATTTCAATTAAAATAATGGAAGAAAAAAACTTAAGGGGAATATTGGGGAGAACAAGATATATAGGTTTAAATGAATTTGAAAAATGCTTTATAGCTGCAACTTTTGGAAATATACCCCGCCATACATTACCTGGGACTTTGATAGAAAAAAAATTAATAAATCAAATAGGCTTCTTTATTCCAAATAAAAGAAGCGGTGAAGATTCAGAATGGATTCACAGATGTTTAGCATTCGAAAAAAACATAAAACAAATCAATGTTATGCCTTTAAATTATATTGGTTTAAAAGACTTAAATTTTATAGATTTATGCACAAAATGGTACAAAAATTATTCAAGCGCATGTTTAAATAATAGTCTAATTTTTCAAAGATTCTATTATTTATCTTTTTCGACAATTTCTATAATATTGATCGCATTAAGTTGGAATGACAAAGTTGCTAAATGGGATGAGAATAGTCTTTTTTATTTACCTCATATTTCAAAAATAACTTTCCTATTTATATTAATAATTTACATATTATTTAGGCTAATCATTCTACCATCAAAGAAAAATATAAATTTCTTTAAATTAAATTTTTTTCAATTTATTAGATTTTCTTTAATTTCAATAATATTAGATATTATAAAATTTATAGCTCTAATAACTTATAGGAGCTGA